The nucleotide sequence AAatgaatacatacacacacttccCTATGGCTCTGGGGAGAAGATAGTCTGCTTGGAAAGGATGGAAACCCCCAAAACTCTGCAGAGTTTACCCTGGAGAGTTGAGGGTTTCTCTGACCTCCCTCTTCtactcctttcttctcccccctcccctttggGGTTTGAGCTTGGATGTAGCAGGGCTAGTTAGTAAAGCTACAGAGAAGGGGCCTTTGAATATGAAAATAGATGAGAGCGCAGGGCATGAGGTGGGGCAGATCACAGATGCCCCAGGTCCAGTATCTTCTGGCCTCCCCTTCCCCAGAATGGCTTTTGTGCTGCACCAGGCTTCTCCCGGACATAGCCATGGGTCCAAGGGAACTGAGTATGCTCCGTTGGAGGAGGGGCAAAGGGGTCCTCTGAATATCTACAACACCAGCGTGCGAGCAGCTTTTGTGCACGTTCTGGGGGACTTACTTCAAAGCTTTGGGGTTCTGGCTGCATCTATCCTCATCTACTTCAAGGTATGGACAAGGGGGACCCTTGACCCCCTCTTCATAGCCCCTTCTCACCCAGTCCCAGGCTCTATGGCCCACTACAACTTCTTAAAACCCAAGCCCTTGACCCTGCTCTCAGCCAcgttttcttctcttcctttaggGTCACTGGTCAGTGTGACCTTTTGAGTTTGGTCCAGGCAGCCCCATCCAAGGGACCTCCACTCCAAAACCTCCAGTGTTCTTACCACCCCCATATCTTGCttactgttttttttctctctagccCCAGTATAAAGCTGCTGACCCCATCAGCACCTTTCTGTTCTCCATCTGTGCCCTGGGTTCTACTGCTCCCACCCTCCGGGATGTTCTTCGGATCCTGATGGAAGGTGAACAACAAGCCCTACTCAACCTACTCTGCAggttgtttcttaaaaaaaaaaaaaaaaaacactattatCAGCAACCACCAATATTAAGTATAACAACATtacctattttccttccttcctctctccctccctctctctctatttattttccttcctccttcctttcctccttccctccgtctctctcctctctccttaccttctatcttagaatcaatgctaagtattggttccaaggcagaaaagcagtaagggctaggcaatggaggttaaatgacttgcccaggatcacacagctaagtctctgagaccaaatttgaacccaggacctcccagctccaggcctggctctctctccactaagcTATCTTGCTTCcccttcttttccataaaatcaTAAACATTGCAAATAGTAACAAAACggtttattttgtttcctatGTCCAAGggaaatctttccatatttcctcttcacagtgtaatgaggaaatatattccattatatccatataccacaatttgtcaaTCCATTTCCCAGTTATTGAATATAGGGTGGGTTTGTGGCTATTATGAAAGTCACTGTTTGGCATGTGGTCTTTGTACCAAAAGGTATTTTTTTACCTTCTCTGAATGATAATATCCTTAAATTATTGTTATACCTATTAGGATCACTAGATCAAAGGGATTTTTGCAGCTCTTACTGTACGATTCcatatttgttttccaaaatgaatcCCTCAATTCCCACCTTTCCCAGCAATGTCAAAAAAAGCAAGGTTCTTTAATCCTCTTGCCCTGAAGCTGACTGGCCCCATCCCAGACACTTATCTCAAACTCTCCATAGAAGGAGGGAATAAAAAGATGGAATACCCACCTAGCAAGGTCATTGGAATCCAGTTTCCTTTGAGAGGATGACTATTGAAATTGTTAAGGGATTAGAGTATTGTCTAAAGGTAAAGCAAAGGAGCATAGGCTAGCGCCAACTTGGGTGGGTAGTGGGGAGCTGAGGAAACCTAAGcccaatgacttgcccaaggtcctataAATAGtagagtaggatttgaatccagatcctctaaCTACAGAGCCAATACTTTTCCCCACTGTACTACATCATAGGTTCTCCCCCTGGCATTTACTACGAACCAGTTCGGGACCTGTTACTGTCAGTGCCAGGAGTCAAGGCAATTCATGAGCTGCACTTGTGGGCACTGACCCTCACTTATCATGCTGTTTCTGCCCATCTCGCCATTGGTAAGTGTCAGGGCTGCCTCAGGTCATATGTGTGCAGGAGGATACCCTTGTCCTCAggatatcttcttttcttaaaccCCATTCTAAGACGTAGAACCAGAGTGGGGGTCAGGGTAAATAACTGGAACAGAAATGTCTCTTTTTCTGTGATCCCTAAACCCTCACTCCTCGGGTCCCCTGCCCCTGACACATACTGAGGCATCATTGAGGCAGGGAAATAAtagttgaggggaaaaaaaaaggttttctggAAAGGATTTCACCCTTGAAAgtatgaaaatgaaattagaacCTTTGAACAGCTCCTTGTTTCCAACTCAATTCAAACTGGCTTTAATGAAATACCCTAGGGCCCCTCCCCATAATGTCAAGCCCCATTAGTCTTCATCTCATTCTCTTTTGCCCCTATTCTAATCTCCCCTGGGACTCTGATGCTGCCTTCTTATCATTCTTCCACAGACGCCACTGCAGACCCTGAGGCCACCCGGGCAGAAGCCTCCTCACTGCTCCACACCCGATTTGGATTTAGTAGCATCACTCTCCAAGTGGAGCAGTACCAGCCTGACATGGCGCAGTGCCCAAGCTGCCAGGAACCCCCTCAGGCCTGAGCCTTTCAGGCTTCCCCACTTATCTTTCTTCCTGCTGCCCAGGGACTTCCTTTACCCCAGCCTTCATCATCTCCTCATCAGGCTGCCAGGCCCAGATTCAAAGCTGGACTCTTCATTTGCTTAGGCCCCTTTTGGGGGTAGGTGGGTAACCACTTGCCCAAGTCTGAAAACCTGCTTTTTCTATCCTAGGCAGAATGGACCTTGTATGGGTCAACAAGCCTCCCTTCCCCAACAACTTCAACTCCGAGCCCCACCTTCCTACCTACCCCCAAGCCTTGTAGCCCCAGTGGGCATGACCAAAGTAGGGGGGTACTTTCACCCAAATGGGTATGACCAAATTCAGAGGTGGAGGTCTGGGGTCGAAGGGCAGCTAAtatgaggagggggagaaggatgCTGGGGAGTATCATGGTCTTTCCTTCCCTGTTCCTCTGAGGAGCTCCACATAGCTTCTTCATGTTTGTGTACCTCATGCTGTTTGTATGGTTGTGGTCCTTGATGTCTGGCTGCAGTGTCCCCTCTCTCTGTGTAGCCCTCTGTCAATGCTGCTCTCTGGGCATCCATGGGTCCCTCAATCTGCACTGTATGTGTTACAGCCTGTGGCTTGTCCGTGTTTTGGTGCTGtgttgtgtctgtctgtctgtgtctgccAATGTGTGGCAGTGCTGTGGTCTCTGTGAGCCTACACTGTCtgtctgttctttgttctatctGTTCCTCTATTGGTGCTGTGCTCTCATTCTGCCCCTCATTAGAGGGGCGACACCACAGCAGCTTTGGGCCAATAAAGGAATATCAAACAAGCACCAGGCACTGTCTTCTGTGTGGGtagatgggaaggaggaagaggggagggagagaatcagtGGGATCAGAAACTGGAGTTCAATGCCTCTTCCAGTCATTCAATCAGCATTTATCAAATAcgtactatgcaccaggcactgcgCTAGAAGCTAGTGATTCAAGTCAAGAATGAAGCAGCTCTTGTCCTCcagatgacttgcccatgatcatccCACAGGTCCAggatttaaacccatatcttctgatGCCAGGTCTATATCCTACAGTGTTTCATGCTAAAAGATCCAGACCTGGATAGGCTCCTGACTATGGAAAGCTTTTATTCTGCTTGTCTCAGGATTCTCAGTGCCACTGGATTGAGTTGTTCCAGGATTGAGGCATCATCCCAAGTCACCAGAGTGCCATGCTCCAGAGATGAGGGCAGCAGCGGGTGATAACTGGAAGGGTGAAAGCTAGGACCCTGAGAGAGGGAGAGTAGCTGCAATATGGCgatgaaatataaaaacaagaggCGAAGGCTTTATGCTCTGGAAATCAAACGAAAGGACTTCTAGAATAAacaaagtggggaggggggagtggGAATGAGATGAAGAGACTGACAGTCTATCAAAGACATGAGGGGAAGTCAGAATAGTAGGCCCAGCTGGTTTCCACGCTTAGCTAACCCCCCATACCTTCTCATTTTCTGACTCATTGACCACAGACCGAAGGGATGGGATGAGATGGGACTGGGGGTGGTGGGATGGTGGAGAGATGGGAGGAATATAcaaaagaagatgagaaaagtgagaggGAAGGgtgaagagggagacagagactgagagacagagatggcacagaagaagaagggaaggaagctcTAGTGTCCCATTTTTCCTTAAGAATATTCTTCAGTAGCAGCTTTTCCAGATGCAGCTGAGTATCCTCCTTGCATTTGCAGCACTGGTCCCCTCTGGAGTGAATCCTAGACTCCATACTGGGGTGTGGAGTCTCAGCTTGTGGGCTAAGAGCTTCTCAGACCTCAAACCAGTTCGCCATGGTCAGGAGAGCAGCTTGACCTGCCCCTGAACCCCAGTGTTTATTCTTTCTACCTACTGCTACAAATctctgaatcacagaatttcagaacttaAAGGGATCTTGGCCACAAAATAgttcaatgccctcattttatagagcagGAAACCAATCCAAGCCTCAAGAAACTAGACCAAGGCCACAGAGTTAATACACAGCTGGATTTTATGACTCACAGGCCAGTATTCTATTCATTACACATTCCCTCTGGTCCCCTCCAGCTTCCTTTGCCCTTTTCCACAGAGATCCAAGCAGCCTAGCCCCTCTTGCCCTCTACTTTCCTTCCCCCCACACCCAACCTTATGAAGCATAGCGGTTACCCTGGACCACAGTGACTCCAGTGTAGGCGAGTTGCCAGGCCAGCTCTGTCATCAAGGAACAGTCCACACAGTTGATGGGCTCATAGGTTGTCATAGATCTTTCTTGCACCTGAAGCCTTCTAAGTATGTGTTCGCATCAGCCCAGAGAGGCTAAAACACTGACCAATTTCAGAGGGAGCCTTCACTTAATGGGATGCCACATCCAGACTCTAACCAGGGATGTTAGAGGATATCTGGAATAAGTTTAAGGACGTCTGTTTTAGAAGAGGCCTGTGGCAGGTTTTGGCCCAGAGGGTTAAGAGGGGATttccaagaaaaaaggaaaacctcTTCTGGAAAGTCTGGTGGGGTAGGACAGAGGTtgagggagaaaatctggaaGATGGATGGAATCTCAGCTAAACTCTGGCAGATTCCCTACCTTGTCTCCCAGATAACCAGCTTCAGAGTATTTGTCAGAGAAGGACAGTGAAATACAGGGAGTGGGAGAGCTGGTTCTCCTTGGAGTTTTTCCGAATTAGCCATGGCTTCTCCTGAGGGACTTGACTTGTGCCTTATCTCTCCTCCCAGCTGCCTCAACTGAGATTAGGTGTCTCCTCTCCTCTACCTTTCTCCTTTATCTTAgccagggagaggggaagaggggtgagaggggagagaggggagggtaATCAGCATATCTGTATGGGGTTCCACAAGAAGAAGAGGGCTAGAGCTCAAGGGGAGAAAACAAAGAGGAAGTGTGGAAGGGGTGTCCAGTACCGCCCCCTTTCCCCATCCATCAGCAGCAGCTCTGGCAGCACTTTACACAGCTGATTAACTatgagagtgagaggaaagagcGCATGTGAGTGTGAGCACTGGattagatacacacacacacacacacacacacacacacacacacacacacacacacagaatatgTAGCCAGCTGCAGAGAACAATAGAATACGTgtacagtgagagagagagagagagagagagagaatcaatgTGAGTGTATTGTTCAATGATAAGGTATAAAAAATCTTAGAGCTATCTGAGCTCTTTGTCAAGATCTAGAGTTCGCTCCCTGCTGAGTGGTACCTCCCCCAGGACCCTGGAGTCCCTGTTTTTCCTCTGTGGTAGCACCTTCCCATCTGAACAGGTCAGAGTCAGGAGACCCAAACCCGGCAGAAGAAGAACCTACTGCATAAATCCAGAGCAAAAGCCAGATCTTTCGTTCCCATTGTAACCATCCCAGCCTTCATTGACTTCTCAGAAAATAGCATTTCTTGGTTACCCTTCCATGACTTCCTCCTCTCTTGGTGCACCTCATTGTAGATGGGCATCCAGATGCCTTTGTTCTCTCAAACTACCCTTTCacttctcttttgttgttgttgtcattccaCTACTTTAATGAAACAAGAGCTCTTAGGCCTGATATTAGTCAAATAATACACCCCAGGGAAAGTGCACTTTTCcctaatttattcttttaaatgaataattgttttaaacaacatattgattttccaatatatttttcttcgCTATCCTCTACTTAGTAAGCCTTCCTTTgcaacaaagaataagaaaacaattaaacaaaaccaaccaacacaGATTGTTTCTGACAATTCAGAATGTTACAATATATAGCCACAGTCTGCCATCACTACCCCCTACTCCCAAAGAAGTGAGGCACAtgcatcattttctttctttttgtaaacccataatttcattttagtagccattctttttttttttttttttaaataacccttaccttaccttctgtcttagaatcaatactaatactACTTGGGTTCcacttttatctctaaattctgGGAGCTTCTTAggtttttcactttcctttatgGGAGAATTTCTGAAAGGGAGATGTTCCCAGATTCTacccaagattaaaaaaaaaaaaaaaaaaaagcatgtatcAATAGTGAAACCACGGTTCTGGGACAGAGGAGTCATAGGAGCTAGACAATtggtttaagtgtcttgcccaaggtcacacagttagtaagtatctgaaaccagatttgaacccaagacttcccatctcctgtcctggtgctctatccattatgccacctaggtgcccccaaGAGGCATgcattttctcagttctttttttttctaacccttaccttctatcttagaattaatactgtgtattagttctaaggcagaagtgtagtaagggctaggcaatgggggttaagtgacttgcccagggtcacacagctaggaagtacatggggccagatttgaacccaggatctctgatcTGTCTCcagagctggctctcaatccactgagccacctagctagcccCTCTCAGTTCTTCTTAGAGGCCAACCTTGACTGACATTCAGTCTTATTGTATT is from Gracilinanus agilis isolate LMUSP501 chromosome 2, AgileGrace, whole genome shotgun sequence and encodes:
- the SLC30A3 gene encoding zinc transporter 3, with translation MEPLSAAAGDSETTHLVNPRTPRNAGSLRLKSLFTEHSKSPSEEQGPPEQPQFRHCHIDPIPRAGLSPEQLQAQKQLCAACAVCFLFMAGEIVGGYLAHSLAIMTDAVHLLADVGSMAGSLFSLWLSTRPATRTMTFGWHRSETLGALASVLSLWIVTAVLLYLAFVRLLNSDYHIEGDAMLITAGIAVCANLLMAFVLHQASPGHSHGSKGTEYAPLEEGQRGPLNIYNTSVRAAFVHVLGDLLQSFGVLAASILIYFKPQYKAADPISTFLFSICALGSTAPTLRDVLRILMEGSPPGIYYEPVRDLLLSVPGVKAIHELHLWALTLTYHAVSAHLAIDATADPEATRAEASSLLHTRFGFSSITLQVEQYQPDMAQCPSCQEPPQA